In Abyssibacter profundi, a single genomic region encodes these proteins:
- the ppsR gene encoding posphoenolpyruvate synthetase regulatory kinase/phosphorylase PpsR gives MPDTRRRVFFVSDRTGITAETLGNSLLTQFDGVDFQSLTFPFVNTDDKANSVVAYIDHAAREDGVRPIVFSTTVTDSVRQKLKQANALFMDLFDTFIPTVEEELQLSWAHASGRAHGPSTKRYASRIDAMNFALEHDDGQSLRKLDKADVVLIAPSRCGKTPTSLYLALQHGVFAANYPLTEEDLETGQLPKPLKDQQHKLYGLITDATRLSQIREERRPGSKYASIQQTSYELRQATKLYKKFSVPYSDSTNMSVEEIATMVMQEKNLRRHSF, from the coding sequence ATGCCAGACACGCGAAGACGCGTCTTTTTTGTATCCGACCGCACCGGAATTACCGCGGAAACACTAGGCAATAGCCTGCTGACCCAGTTCGATGGCGTGGATTTCCAGTCGCTGACCTTTCCTTTCGTTAATACGGATGACAAGGCGAATTCGGTGGTGGCCTATATCGACCACGCCGCACGGGAGGACGGCGTTCGGCCGATCGTCTTCAGCACCACCGTGACGGATTCCGTGCGACAAAAGCTCAAGCAGGCCAACGCCTTGTTCATGGACTTGTTCGACACCTTCATTCCCACCGTGGAAGAAGAGCTACAGCTGTCCTGGGCGCATGCCTCTGGGCGGGCGCACGGGCCATCGACCAAGCGCTATGCGTCGCGGATCGATGCCATGAACTTTGCGCTGGAGCATGATGACGGACAGTCGCTGCGCAAGCTGGACAAGGCGGATGTGGTGCTCATCGCGCCCTCACGCTGCGGCAAGACGCCCACATCGCTTTATCTGGCACTCCAGCATGGCGTGTTTGCGGCCAATTATCCGCTCACCGAGGAAGACCTGGAAACGGGACAGCTGCCCAAGCCGCTAAAAGACCAGCAGCACAAGCTGTATGGGCTGATCACCGATGCCACGCGCCTGTCGCAGATTCGCGAGGAGCGACGGCCGGGGAGCAAGTACGCATCGATCCAACAGACCAGCTATGAGCTGCGTCAGGCAACCAAGCTGTATAAGAAATTCAGCGTGCCGTATTCAGATTCGACCAACATGTCGGTGGAGGAGATCGCCACCATGGTGATGCAGGAGAAGAACCTGCGTCGCCACAGCTTCTGA
- a CDS encoding sensor histidine kinase yields the protein MSWLDSLFGPAGLMPHGVCFLMRSDLIALHVIADALIAFAYFSIPVTLVHFVRQRKDVPFKHVLALFAAFILLCGMTHIFGIWTIWRPVYYLEGVVKIITAVVSVLTAIVLIPLVPKLLSMRSNTELEAINLRLEKEIQRRAAAERQLRDTIHQLTQSNAELERFAYIASHDLQAPLRTIGSFSSLLGKRYSDALDEGGQEYLTYIQDGVTDMRALINDLLELSRVNSTDAEIDDVAVADVVGRVTDQLRADIEANAATIEVGSLPTVRADARALQQIFQNLIANAMKFQPKGQAPIIEIAAERVTGGWQFTVKDNGIGMAAEDCEKIFGVFKRLHTTAEYPGTGIGLSLVRKLVDKRGGRIRVESSPGQGSTFIFDVPDALPASPEELLPALEQGEVLSL from the coding sequence TTGAGCTGGTTGGATTCCTTGTTCGGACCCGCAGGGCTGATGCCGCATGGCGTTTGTTTTCTGATGCGCTCGGACCTGATTGCGCTGCATGTCATTGCGGATGCGTTAATCGCCTTCGCCTATTTTTCGATCCCGGTCACGCTGGTTCACTTTGTTCGCCAGCGCAAGGACGTGCCCTTCAAGCATGTTCTGGCGTTGTTCGCGGCCTTTATTCTGCTGTGCGGCATGACCCATATCTTCGGGATCTGGACGATCTGGCGGCCGGTGTACTACCTCGAAGGGGTGGTGAAGATCATCACGGCGGTGGTCTCGGTGCTCACCGCCATTGTGTTGATACCGCTGGTTCCCAAGTTGCTGTCCATGCGCAGCAATACCGAGCTGGAGGCCATCAACCTGCGGCTGGAGAAGGAAATTCAGCGCCGCGCCGCCGCCGAGCGACAGCTACGCGACACCATTCACCAACTCACGCAATCCAACGCCGAGTTGGAGCGGTTCGCCTACATTGCCTCCCACGACTTGCAGGCACCGCTGCGGACCATCGGCTCGTTTTCCAGTTTGCTGGGCAAGCGCTATTCAGATGCCCTGGACGAGGGCGGACAGGAGTATTTGACCTATATCCAGGATGGCGTGACCGACATGCGGGCGCTCATTAACGACTTGCTGGAACTCTCTCGGGTCAACTCCACGGACGCGGAGATCGACGATGTGGCCGTCGCCGATGTGGTCGGCCGCGTAACGGACCAGTTGCGCGCAGACATCGAAGCCAATGCGGCCACAATCGAGGTGGGGTCGCTGCCAACGGTGCGGGCCGATGCGCGCGCGCTGCAGCAGATCTTCCAGAACCTGATTGCCAATGCGATGAAGTTTCAGCCGAAAGGGCAGGCACCGATCATCGAAATTGCGGCCGAACGGGTGACCGGGGGGTGGCAGTTTACCGTCAAGGACAACGGGATCGGAATGGCTGCCGAGGACTGCGAAAAGATCTTCGGCGTGTTCAAGCGTCTGCACACGACCGCCGAGTATCCGGGGACGGGCATCGGCCTGTCATTGGTCCGCAAACTGGTGGACAAGCGCGGTGGGCGGATTCGCGTCGAGAGCAGTCCGGGCCAGGGCAGCACGTTCATCTTTGACGTGCCGGATGCCCTGCCGGCGTCGCCAGAGGAGCTGTTGCCTGCATTAGAACAAGGCGAGGTGCTGTCGCTTTAG
- the ppsA gene encoding phosphoenolpyruvate synthase, producing MEDATIVWFKDLGMGDVERVGGKNASLGEMISNLAGAGVSVPDGFATTADAYREFLKHEGLDDRINAALDALDIEDVEALAATGKQIREWVGKAPFPAKLEADIRDAFKTLSAGHDVSVAVRSSATAEDLPDASFAGQQETFLNIRGIDAVLEAIKDVFASLFNDRAISYRVHHGFDHKQVALSAGIQRMVRSDIGASGVMFTMDTESGFRDVVFVTASWGLGEAVVQGAVNPDEFYAYKPNLKAGKPAIVRRGIGSKAIKMVYTQDKTVGKTTEFVDTAPEERSQFCLEAEDVEALARQAVIIEEHYGRPMDIEWGKDGETGELLILQARPETVQSRSSASTLERFKLAGKGKVLATGRAIGARIGAGKVRVLDDLSEMHRVQPGDVLVTDMTDPDWEPIMKRASAIVTNRGGRTCHAAIIARELGIPAVVGTGDATELLKDGLDVTVSCAEGDTGMIYAGQLEFSVDEIALDKMPEAPLKIMMNVGNPDRAFDFAGLPHKGVGLARLEFIINRMIGVHPRALLEFDDQPADIQATIRQMMAGYTDPVSYYIHRMAEGIATIACAFAPEPVIVRMSDFKSNEYANLVGGERYEPDEENPMIGFRGASRYVSEDFRACWELECKALRYVREEMGLTNVQIMIPFVRTLGEAQAVTEALKANGLERGKHDLKLIMMCELPSNAVLAEQFLEYFDGFSIGSNDMTQLSLGLDRDSGLIAHLFDERDPAVKAMLSMAIQACRKQGKYIGICGQGPSDHPDLAQWLLDEGIESVSLNPDTVVETWMLLAGKQI from the coding sequence GTGGAAGACGCGACCATCGTCTGGTTCAAAGATCTCGGCATGGGTGATGTCGAGCGGGTCGGCGGCAAGAACGCATCGCTCGGCGAAATGATTTCCAACCTCGCCGGTGCCGGCGTCAGCGTGCCCGACGGGTTTGCGACCACGGCCGACGCCTACCGCGAGTTTCTCAAGCACGAAGGGCTGGACGATCGCATCAATGCGGCGTTGGATGCGCTGGACATCGAGGATGTCGAGGCCCTGGCCGCCACCGGCAAACAGATTCGCGAATGGGTGGGCAAGGCGCCCTTCCCCGCCAAGCTGGAAGCCGACATCCGCGATGCATTCAAGACGCTGTCCGCCGGCCACGACGTCTCGGTGGCAGTCCGCTCCTCCGCCACCGCCGAAGACTTGCCGGATGCCTCCTTTGCCGGCCAGCAGGAAACCTTCCTGAACATCCGCGGCATCGATGCCGTGCTGGAAGCCATCAAGGATGTGTTCGCCTCGCTGTTTAACGACCGCGCGATTTCCTACCGAGTCCACCACGGCTTCGATCACAAGCAGGTTGCGCTATCGGCGGGTATCCAGCGCATGGTCCGCTCGGATATCGGCGCCTCGGGCGTCATGTTCACCATGGATACGGAATCCGGCTTCCGCGACGTCGTATTTGTCACGGCCTCCTGGGGGCTGGGCGAAGCCGTGGTCCAGGGCGCGGTCAACCCGGACGAGTTCTACGCATACAAGCCGAACCTCAAGGCGGGCAAGCCGGCCATCGTGCGTCGCGGCATCGGTTCCAAGGCCATCAAGATGGTCTACACCCAGGACAAGACGGTCGGCAAGACCACGGAATTCGTCGACACCGCCCCCGAAGAGCGTAGCCAGTTCTGCCTGGAGGCCGAGGATGTCGAAGCACTGGCACGCCAGGCCGTGATTATCGAGGAGCACTACGGCCGCCCCATGGATATTGAATGGGGCAAGGACGGCGAGACCGGCGAACTGCTCATCCTGCAGGCGCGCCCGGAAACCGTGCAAAGCCGCAGCAGCGCCAGCACGCTGGAACGTTTCAAACTGGCCGGCAAGGGCAAGGTGCTGGCTACCGGGCGCGCGATCGGTGCTCGCATCGGCGCGGGCAAGGTCCGGGTCCTGGACGATTTGTCTGAAATGCACCGGGTCCAGCCTGGTGATGTGCTCGTCACCGACATGACGGATCCCGACTGGGAGCCGATCATGAAGCGCGCGTCGGCCATCGTCACCAACCGCGGCGGCCGAACCTGCCACGCCGCCATCATCGCCCGGGAGTTGGGTATTCCGGCGGTGGTCGGCACCGGTGATGCCACCGAACTGCTCAAGGATGGCCTGGACGTCACCGTGTCCTGCGCCGAAGGCGATACCGGCATGATTTACGCCGGACAGCTCGAGTTTTCGGTCGACGAGATTGCGTTGGATAAGATGCCCGAGGCGCCACTCAAGATCATGATGAACGTGGGCAACCCGGACCGGGCCTTCGATTTTGCCGGGCTGCCGCACAAAGGCGTTGGTCTGGCCCGTCTGGAATTCATCATCAACCGCATGATCGGCGTCCACCCGCGCGCCCTGCTGGAGTTTGACGACCAGCCCGCTGACATCCAGGCCACGATTCGCCAGATGATGGCGGGCTACACCGACCCGGTGAGCTACTACATCCACCGCATGGCCGAAGGCATTGCCACCATTGCCTGTGCGTTCGCACCCGAGCCGGTCATCGTGCGTATGAGTGACTTCAAGTCCAACGAGTACGCCAATCTGGTTGGCGGCGAGCGCTACGAGCCAGACGAGGAAAACCCGATGATCGGATTCCGCGGCGCCTCACGCTACGTGTCCGAGGATTTCCGCGCCTGCTGGGAGCTGGAATGTAAGGCCCTGCGCTATGTACGCGAAGAGATGGGCTTGACCAATGTCCAGATCATGATCCCGTTCGTTCGCACACTGGGCGAAGCCCAGGCCGTAACCGAGGCGCTGAAAGCCAATGGGTTGGAACGCGGAAAGCATGACCTCAAGCTAATCATGATGTGTGAACTGCCCTCGAATGCCGTGCTGGCCGAGCAGTTCCTGGAGTACTTCGATGGCTTCTCCATCGGCTCCAACGACATGACGCAGCTCTCGCTGGGCTTGGACCGGGACTCCGGTCTGATCGCACATCTGTTCGATGAGCGCGATCCGGCGGTCAAGGCGATGCTGTCGATGGCGATTCAGGCCTGCCGCAAACAGGGCAAGTACATCGGCATTTGCGGCCAAGGGCCCTCCGACCATCCGGACCTGGCCCAGTGGCTGCTCGATGAGGGCATCGAATCGGTTTCGCTCAACCCCGATACGGTGGTCGAGACCTGGATGCTGTTAGCCGGCAAGCAAATTTAG
- a CDS encoding putative bifunctional diguanylate cyclase/phosphodiesterase, giving the protein MSEFTIDVLLVEDSKLDARLIEERLHVASPGTVRLRHASTLAHGVEELGRRLPDCILLDLHLPDGAGVENVEAMLEAANGVTLVVMTGLNDEATAMAALKLGAQEYLLKDQYDGATLLRVLRHAIERNRLVREIDAQREEQYFHASHDVLTGLANRQLFDEQATQAVKAASRAGAELAFCYVDLDGFKPVNDTYGHSVGDAVLVQVAQVLRGAVRDSDHVARLGGDEFAVILTDFGRGESAQQRAHVIVERIVRQIGAITEVEGHAIQLGASAGVSVFPAHGRSMEKLLVNADMAMYAAKRSGRGQVVVYSERMRGAPGTIPDGDQVLDLRRAVNDREFTPYFQPIFDRTGQAMVGAEALLRWRCDGAGAEYTAEHLVQAARRDRVLDQVESQLFEAALREYAAWIDEGVAPEFLAINTTTASLSQSSAVTTWLQTLETHEVPAARLQLELEPDPRIAPDAIAPELARLREAGVRLSLQLWSPDVPLPQVAGHAVDHIKLRRPLIEALLDEAQNPVPARLVRAMLAVAKGFDWGVEACGIQSEDEARCLQQLHAFDRLQGNWWQAASSADQFRAWLATAAVAEGVAS; this is encoded by the coding sequence ATGTCTGAATTCACCATCGATGTGCTGCTGGTCGAGGATTCCAAGCTCGACGCCCGGCTCATCGAAGAACGGCTACACGTGGCCAGTCCGGGCACGGTCCGGCTACGCCATGCGAGCACGCTGGCGCATGGGGTGGAGGAACTGGGTCGTCGGCTGCCTGATTGCATCCTGCTGGATTTGCACTTGCCCGATGGCGCCGGCGTCGAGAACGTCGAGGCCATGCTGGAGGCCGCAAACGGGGTCACGCTAGTGGTGATGACGGGGTTGAACGACGAAGCCACGGCCATGGCTGCACTCAAGCTAGGAGCGCAGGAGTACCTGCTCAAGGATCAGTACGACGGAGCCACCTTGCTGCGTGTGTTGCGCCACGCCATCGAACGCAACCGCCTGGTTCGGGAAATCGATGCGCAGCGTGAGGAGCAGTATTTCCACGCCAGTCACGATGTGCTGACGGGGCTGGCCAATCGCCAGTTGTTCGACGAGCAGGCGACGCAAGCCGTCAAGGCGGCGTCGCGTGCAGGCGCCGAGCTGGCGTTTTGCTATGTCGACCTCGATGGGTTCAAACCGGTGAATGACACCTACGGCCACTCCGTGGGCGACGCCGTGCTGGTTCAGGTGGCGCAGGTGCTACGCGGAGCCGTGCGCGATTCGGACCATGTTGCGCGGCTGGGCGGCGACGAGTTCGCGGTGATCCTGACAGATTTCGGACGCGGCGAATCCGCGCAGCAGCGGGCGCATGTCATTGTCGAACGCATCGTCCGGCAGATCGGCGCCATCACGGAAGTCGAGGGCCACGCCATACAGCTTGGGGCAAGCGCGGGCGTCTCCGTGTTCCCCGCACATGGCCGGTCCATGGAGAAATTGCTGGTTAACGCCGATATGGCCATGTACGCCGCCAAGCGGTCGGGCCGTGGACAGGTGGTCGTGTACAGCGAGCGGATGCGCGGCGCGCCGGGCACGATTCCGGACGGCGATCAGGTCTTGGATTTGCGCCGGGCGGTGAACGACCGAGAGTTCACGCCCTACTTTCAGCCGATCTTCGATCGCACGGGCCAGGCGATGGTGGGTGCGGAGGCGCTGCTGCGCTGGCGTTGTGACGGTGCAGGGGCGGAATACACGGCCGAGCATCTGGTGCAGGCGGCCCGGCGGGACCGGGTGTTAGACCAGGTGGAATCTCAGCTGTTCGAGGCCGCGTTGCGAGAGTACGCGGCCTGGATCGACGAAGGCGTCGCGCCGGAGTTTCTCGCCATCAACACCACGACAGCGAGCCTGTCTCAGTCGTCGGCGGTGACCACGTGGCTGCAGACGCTGGAAACCCATGAGGTGCCGGCCGCGCGCCTGCAGTTGGAGCTAGAACCGGATCCCCGCATCGCGCCAGATGCAATCGCGCCCGAACTGGCCCGACTGCGCGAGGCCGGCGTACGGCTGTCATTGCAGCTATGGAGCCCGGATGTGCCTCTGCCGCAGGTGGCGGGCCATGCGGTCGACCACATCAAACTGAGGCGACCATTGATCGAGGCCTTGCTAGATGAGGCGCAGAACCCCGTGCCCGCCCGACTGGTCCGTGCGATGCTGGCAGTCGCCAAGGGCTTCGACTGGGGTGTCGAGGCCTGCGGTATTCAGTCGGAGGATGAGGCGCGGTGCTTGCAGCAATTGCATGCGTTTGACCGACTGCAAGGCAACTGGTGGCAGGCTGCGAGCAGTGCGGATCAGTTCCGGGCTTGGCTGGCGACTGCAGCAGTGGCAGAGGGGGTGGCATCTTGA